CTAAAGGCTATGTTATTATTGCTACGCCTTTTGTCAACACCTTAGATCATCTGGCGATCGCTGAATCTGTACTGCTCAACTTTGACCGCACCCTAGAACGCTTACACTATTCAGGTGAATTACGCAAACTGTACCTGCCTATCTATGGTCTTGGACACAGTATGGGTTGCAAACTCCATTTATTAATTGGTAGCCTTTTTCCAGTTGAACGAGCAGGTAATATTCTCATTTCCTTTAACAACTACACTGCTAAAGATGCCATCCCTCTGGTAGAACAATTAAATTCTACCTTGGCGATTGAGTTTACTCCTACACCTTTGGAAACTAACCAGCTAGTACAAGAACGTTATCACATCCGCCGTAATTTATTAATAAAATTTAGCAATGATAATCTTGATCAATCAGCAATTTTAACAAAAATTTTACAAAATCGCTTTCCTGAAATGGTGACAGCACAAACCTTATCTGGAAATCACACCACACCTTTAGGTCAAGAGATTAAATGGCAACCAGGAACTTCCTTTACTCCTCTTGATGCTTTAGGACAATGGTTTAAGCAAGAAGTATATCGTGATTTACACCAGCTAGAAAAAGTTATGTTTTTCTGGCTCAACCCTCTTGCATCTTCATAAGATTTGCTCACCTCAAAAGATTAGTAAACCGATGGATAGTTAAAAATGATTTTCTTTTAATCAAGTTAGTAGTTTGGAAAATAATCATACTACTAACTATTTATTCATCAGTGTATTTTTGGCTTTTTATTTTTATTTCTGGATAGAAGATTAATTCTATACGCTCTTAATTATGTTTCAAATTCTAGTAATTGATGATGACTATTCAATCCAGATCCTTCTGAAAAGGATGTTGGAAAAACGTGGCTATCAAGTAATCACTGCCAGTAACGGACAGGAAGGAATTTTACAAGCACTAGCTTCTCCTCCAGCCTTAATCATCTGTGATTGGATTATGCCAGGTTTAACAGGTCTAGAAGTTTGCGATCGCATCAAGAAAGATCCTCAATTATCTACCACATTTTTTATTTTAT
This genomic interval from Anabaena sphaerica FACHB-251 contains the following:
- a CDS encoding DUF1350 family protein; translation: MDWKEIRGNWVIIPRHPIGIIHFLGGAFVATAPHLTYRWLLEQLAAKGYVIIATPFVNTLDHLAIAESVLLNFDRTLERLHYSGELRKLYLPIYGLGHSMGCKLHLLIGSLFPVERAGNILISFNNYTAKDAIPLVEQLNSTLAIEFTPTPLETNQLVQERYHIRRNLLIKFSNDNLDQSAILTKILQNRFPEMVTAQTLSGNHTTPLGQEIKWQPGTSFTPLDALGQWFKQEVYRDLHQLEKVMFFWLNPLASS